The Vibrio penaeicida sequence ATCAGAGTTACAGTTGGGAGGTCTATGTCCGCATGCTCAGCTCGAAAACAGCGTTGTTGGGACAAGAATTCTGCTGGTTTCACTCGCTTGGCAATTATGCTTAAAAATAGCGGATATCCTACGTGATGATAAACCACCAAAAATATGCAAATAACCGTTGTAGAGATTAGGAATAACTCCATTACTTTTCTCCTTTATTACAAAGCTTTTCATAGGCAGAGGTCATATTTCTAATGTCGTAGTTTTTAACGATGTAATTTCTCGGTGTGCACGAATTTTCACCATTCAGTACGCTGCTCAATGCTTCATTCATTAAGGATGAGTTGTCTGGTGTCACTAGTGTCCCGGACTCTGGGCAAATGGCTTCTTTAACACCACCTACGTCGGTTGCAACGCACCGAACGTTACATGATTGAGCTTCTAGAGTGGAAAGAGGAAACCCTTCATTGCGAGAAGGAAGGCAATACAAATCAAGCGCTTGATAAAAGCTCACCATGTCGTCGGTGAAACCAAGGAAAAATACCCGTTCCTCTAAATTCAGTTTCTTAGTCAGTGCTTCAAGTGAAGAGCGCTGTGTACCATGGCCAGCAATAGCCAACACCACATTCGATGGCAAGCCTTTTAGGGCATAGAGTAATGTATCTTGACCTTTTACCCATTCCATTCGACCGGAACAACCAATGATTTTTTTATCTATCGGTAAGTTCAAACGCTCGCGGGCAATGTTAGTGTCACCGGGTACGAAGCGCTCGCAGTCGATTCCGTTATGAATTGTTTCGACGGGAATATCTTCAAGTACGTTGGCAAGCTTTTCTTTTACAAAGTCCGCATCCGCAACCAATTTAGGCTGAGATAAGTAACATGCGAGTTTTTCTAGGCGAACATCGACGTCATTGTCTAAATGCCATGCATCATGCTCGGTATGAATGCGGATTGGTACGTTTGCTATTCGTGCTGCGACATTACCGTAAAGTAGAGGGCCAATGTGATGGCTATGTACAACATCGGCTTTGAGCGTGGAAAGTAAGTTCCTCATTGTCATCAACAGTTTTGGCTTCAAACCGGGGTGTTTGTTGAGGAAAAATAGCTGACTTTCGTGGTCTTTTAGCCGAGGCCAAGCTCGGAGTGAATTTTCTTTTGAACCCTCAAGGCTAACGACAAACACTTTGTTGGCTTTATCCGCAAATCGCAGCATATCGAGAACCATGACTTCGATTCCCCCAGGTCTTAAATGCTGAACAACGTGTACGATTGTTTTCATCTATCCACTCTCAAATCCAAGTATCTTATTCACTACATAGCGAAACTCGTGCCAAGATTAAAGTTGTTATTTAACAATGATATATGTGAAATCTTGTATTGAGATGTTTAGGTTTCTCATTTTGATAGTCGGTTTGAGAGGCTCACTATTAAAATTGTATATGGCTTATGACGGGAGAGGCGGTGTGGTAGAAGTTGTTTGAAAAAAAGCCCGTCAGGAACGGGCTTGTTGTGATCTGATTTTAGCTAAGGGTCGCTTTCGATTTTTTCTGGTTTAAGTGGGATAGCTTTTCTGGTTTAAGTGAAATAGCTTTCCTGTTTAAGAGATATAGCGTTCCGGTTTAAGACAGCGACGAATCACCTTACAGGTTTAATGTCAATGAAGGGTACTTCTTGAGTTTCAGAACCCAAATTCAATACTTCGTCGTTCGTGTTTTTCATTTTAGGTACTCGAGTTAACACCGGCTTTCCTGTGATCTTTTCAACTTCATCTCGGCGGCGAATGGCTGTGTCGGTAAGCTCGAGTATCAGAGCAATACCTGCGCCCATACCAAGCCCTCCAATTATTCCAGCGATGAGAAATACAATAGGTGGCAAGTTGGAAGGTGCACTTGGTGTGTATGGTCTATCGATGACTTTTACACGCTTTTCTTGCTCAAAAACACCAAGTGAACTGGTGAGGCGAGCCATTTCGAATCGCTCCATTAGGTTGTCATACAGTTGTCTTTTTAACGCAAGATCTCGTTGCAAATTCAACAGTTGTTTTTCATTTTCGCCAAAGCTTGACGTCAATACTTCTAGCTCTGAAATCATGATCTGAATTGTTTTTATTTCTTCACTTAAGCTGTCTACATTGGAACGTGCTTTTTGCAAATCTCCAAGCTGTGAAATCAGTACTGGCTGATTCTCCCCATGGTTTTCTAGTGATGAAGAGCTCGCGATATCCCAAAGCTGCGCGCTGTCTAAGGTCGGTTGGGTTTGTTCTAAGAGAATGTTTCGCTCCACTTCCAATCGTCTTAGATTACGAATCTTCGCTTGAACTTTACTGTGGGAATCGGTGTATTTGGCTCTCAGTAAGGTTAAATCACTTCGAATGCGAATGATCTGTTCTTCAATTTTTCCCACAACAGGGTTGGTCTTAGACAATTGAACATCCAAGCTGCCCAGTGTTTTCTTTGCACCAGCGTATTCTGCTTGTCTTTCAAACAATCGTTGCTTAAGTTTCGCGAGTCTACCTAAAGCTTCCAGCTGCATCTCTGGCAGTAACGAACCGTTTTTGCTTTTGAAGTCAGCAAGGTTGGCTTCGGCTTTATCCAATTCTTCTTGGCGATATTTAATATTGGTGGCTAAGAAGTTTTGCGAGTCGACCATAGATGAGCGCTCTGGAGCCAGAAGTTGCTCAACAAAGTGGACACTTACGGCTTCTAATGTTTCTGCCATACCTTCAGAAGTCGAAGAGCGGTATTCAATTTTCAGTAAATCACGCCCTAGCTTGGTTACCTTTAAACTTGAAGATAGCTCACCAATAACATAATCCAATTCTGCTGGTGTTGGATTTTCAGAGATAAGACCTCGCTCTTTTGCAACAGAAGCAAGAATGTGGCGGCTGTGTAGCAGTGTTTTTAGTGCGTCTAAACGATCTTTGAGCATGGTAGAAACCGCGAGATCCTCCAAGAATGGATTCATTTTGGCGGTTTCTTGAATCAACATACTGGTGTGCGAATCATAATACCTTGGTGTGGTTTTACCGATGATAAAGCCGATAATAGGAAAAAGTACCACAGGGACGGCAATTACGTAGCGCCTACGCCACGCACCCATCAATATGATCAATACGCGCTGACCAATCGTCATCATAGTGCCTCCAGCCAGGTTTCTAAGTCTTTTGCACGGCTATCCCACGAATGCCTTGCTGCGGCTTGAACCTGAGATGTATTGACCGCAAATTGGCTGTTTTCAATCGCAGAGCTGAGTTCATGAGCATTACTTACGCATTGAACAAACTGCTTAAAGGGTTCTAAAGCTGGAAAGTCTGTTGTGACGATGGGTTTCCCGGCTGCGATGTATTCCAGTAACTTTAGTGGATTACATGCACGGATTTGTTCGTTATCAATAAAAGGAAGAAGGCTCGCTTGCCAGTGTTGACTGTATGAAGGCAAGGTATGATGCGGTCTTGGACCGAGCCAATGAACATTGGGCAAGTTAGGTAGTGGGTTGGTTGATAACTCCAACTGACCAATGAACACAAAGTTCCATTCTGGTAGTGAGCGCATGGTTTGATCTAGCATGTCGTAATCTAGCCATTTCGAAAGGCTGCCATAAAAGCCAGCAATGGGCTTGCCATCTTTAGGGAGATCTGCTGCACGTTCTGCGTGATTTGAAAACAAGGTGAAATCGACACCGTGTGGTAGATATTGTGTTTTTTCATGGGGAAATTTGTGCATTAAGTGGTGGCTTACCGTCAATATGAGGTCGGCTTTCTCCACCAACTTAGATTCGTGTTGCAAAATGCATTCGTGATCGACGCCTGATAGGGCACCAAAATCATCGCCGCAGTAGTACACAACGGAAGATTCACCCAAAGTGCCGCAAAGGTCCGCTGCCGTAGGTAGGGAAGTCCAAAGAATCGGATCTTTCATTCCGTAGTGGTCGAGAATAGGAAGTAATTGTGAGCGCATCCATTTTTGCGCTAGGTGTCGACCAAGATGAGAACTCGGAGCCGGAAGCGTTTTCAAAGTAATCACTGGAAACTCCGCTTGGTTTTGAAGTCGCGCAGGGAGCTTCGCTTTCGAAACGCAAATTTTGTTCCACGCTCGTTTAATGTCGTGGGCGGTAAGGCGAGGTTTACGTAGCCCAATAGAGTTTACCCACAGCACTTTACGGTTTTTACTAAGGCGATTAACCAAATGTTGGGTACTGGAGGGTAGCCCGCCCCAATCTTCTCCAAATACAATTAAATCACGAGGCATCACGCACCTCCTGTATGCATTCAGGGGTTAAACGTCGGATGATTTTTGCTGGATTGCCTGCGGCTAATACATCCGATGGTAAGTCATGGGTTACAACACTATTCGCTGCAACAATGGTTCTTTTCCCTATTGTGACACCTTTCATTATGGATACTCCGGTCGCCAACCAAACGTCGTCTTCTAATATAATGTCGCCACATTGCTCATCTAGGCAGGGTAGCCCTTTGGCTCTTGCGCTCGCTTCTATTGGGTGACCCGGATAGCCACATAGAAATGCTCTTCCTGCAATTCGAACATTGTTTCCTAATATTATAGTCGTGCCGACGGCTATTGTGGTTTGCCAGCCAACGTCAACATTATTGCCAATAAGCAGCGTCGGGTTTTCGCTCAAAGTGCGCCCTGAAAATGTGGTATGCCCCGATATTCTTGTATTGTCACCGACAGAAATCGATATAGGTCCAGAAACAAATGGAATGCCACCGTACAAATACAAGTTCTTACCACATTGGCTCAAACGACCTTTGAATGCCGGAGTATTAAAAACAACTCGTGTGATAGCGGAGAATGCTGAAGAGAATAACTGATAGGAAAAATAGATCCCTCTGTTCACCACTTTTGGGAAGGAAAACTCGAAGTGGATTACTCTTTTGATAACGCGAAATAGAAAACGTGCGGTAGGTGTATTGCTATGCTTTAGCCAATTTTTTAGAGTCTGTAGTTTTAATGAGAGCATAGTCTGTCCTGTTTATGCAGAAGCGATGACTATGCTCTTTCAATGATTGTGCCAGAATTATTTTATATAAAATACAGCGGCTTAAGTTTGCTTTTATGTCAATGACATTGGGATTCTCAATTTGACACGCGTTTTAGATGAGTCTTTTCTTGTTGTGGGTTTCTGTTTTGTCGGTTTTTTCGGTTGTTGATTAGGTAACATAACGCCTCCTAAATCTTGGCTTTATGCAAATTGAGAAAGAAGATAACTTCAATGTTCAATTTGCCTAACAATTCACCTCTTCGATGTGTCTATTTTCTCGATATGAGATAACGAAGAGCCAATTTAGTTATGTCTGCATTTTACATGCCTAGGGTTAAAAGCCTTTTTGTTTGTGTACGAAGATAATCTATTTTGTATACACGTTATTCATAATTATAGACCATACCTTTCTAGATAAAATTTCATGCTCTACTCACATGTCGCTATCCGCCTTTTACAGCAGAGACGAAATCGTTCCTAAACGCAGTATGATTCCAGCAAGTTACGGCTGGATTTATTGAACGGAAAAAGCACTACCGATTGATGTTCGGTAGTGCTTTTCTATTGATTATGTGGCTTGGACAGAAGAGAGGTTAGTCGTGCTGCTCAGTAATTGAACGGTTAGTTAGAGCCGAAATAATGCTGTTATAGCACTGGTCTGCACGGTATCCATTCGCGATGTGCGCGCCAGCCTTGGATATTTGAAGCAAAGAAGACGGTGCATTTACAATCAGTTCTAACTTCTCTTTTAACGATGACGTGTCGTAAGGCTTGTACTTTAAGCAGTTGACTTGGTTAGATAACGCCAAGTCCCAGAACGACCCATCTGCCGGTAAAATCACACACATTCCTGAACTTAACGCTTTGAGAATCTGCCTTTCGTTATCTGGGTTTTCTGGTAATGCGAGATAAACATGCCCAGGTGACCAAGGAATCGATCCTTCAATTTTATAGCAACCCAAATGATCGGATTGATGTTTTAGGTCGGTGTTTCGGTTTTCATTGGCGCCAGACTGCTTGAGTTGAATAGTCGGGCGAGCACTTTGCTCGGTGTGCGCTAATGCATCAAGTAAATGAGATAAATTTTTGGTCTGCGTTTCGCAATAGACTTGAGAGTGCTCAGCGTCGCTTTCTAGTGCTTGATCGACATGCACGTAACCAAGTTTGAAGGGGGTGAACCTTTCACTCTGGATAACATCTTGCGCCTGCTGGTGGGCAGTCGTATTTGGGCAATGTTGCCATTGACATGCAATGGCTTCAAGCATGGATTCTCGCATGCTCTGTAAATAAAACACTCGGTCTGCTTTAACGAGACTGGCACCATTTTTTGGTGTCCAACTGACGGACTGACATACAATCTGAACGACTTGATATTTGAGCAGGTTACGAAGCCAATAAACAGGGGAGCTGTGGCTTGGCTGAGCAGTCAGTAAAACACTCGAGATCTCACCAAACTTTATTCTTGCGTAAAGCACATAACAACAAAACAGAAAGGCGCGGTACCAACGAGAAATCGCATGAACATTGGCAGCCATATTTTCTTTGCCCATCGAGACTGTATTGTAGCCTTCGATCTTGGAATGGTCGGGTGCCATCACTGTAATCTTTGTATCGTCTCCTTTCAGCTGACTAAGTACATCTTGGGTAAGATTTTTTGCACTTATGCCTTGCTCGTTAGGGGAGACAACCAGTATGTGAGATGTATTGTTCATAGTGAACCTCCCGTTGCTTTACCACCCGTTAGCAACTTAGTTATGTAGCCCAAATTATTTAAAAGAGGAGATAAATGGGCAGAATCATTGGTTTCGTAGTGTGTTTCTATTTCTTGCACGTATACCGACGCAAGTGACGCACAATAGCGTCTTGGATCGGATAATCGTTGTGCTAAAAAGTGAGCTTGTTCTGAAAAGCAAGATAAGCGGTCTGAATCAGCTGTGATCATTTCAATGGCTTCGCTGAGTGAAACATGCGAATGGGCGAGTGCCAGAAAGCCTGTCATACCTTGACGAATCAATTCTGGGTTGCTGCCTATCATAGGAGCGATCGTCGGTAATCGGTTTTTGCCAGCTGCAAGGATATGAGTTCTTGCGCCTTCTTTTCGCGCGCCACTAATGTAAACATCAGCTTGCTGTAAATAAGGGGTATGGTCGTCGGGGCTATAGACAAAATGAACAAATTCTTTAATGTTCAAAAGCATGGCTTGTTGTTCTAGCTCGCATCGGTCCTCTCCTTGCCCCAACAAAACTAAGTGAATATTGGGTTGGTCTACGCGAATGATAGAGAGGGCTTGTATCAGTGAATCAATTCCGCTTGAAATCTCTAACGGCTCTGAATTGATCAAAATGTAGTCATCTTCACCAATATTAAAGTGTTCTTTTAAATTAAGGACTCTCGCCGTGCTCGATTTAACACTAGTAAGCGCAACAGGATTTGGGATAACCTCCAACTGTTCGCTCGGATACCCAAATGCTTTGAGAGTATTGGAAATGTTATTGCTAGGTGCAATAAGTTTGGGCATCAGTCTAATACCCAAAGGTAATGAGTGCGCTTCTGCGAACTCAAACCCTATGTCCGCGATTATGGGCACATCGCAATGATTAGAAACCCAGTTCATCCACTGACAGCACTGGATATCTAGGCAGTGAATTAACGAGATTTCTTCACTGCGTACAATTCTTTTTCCAACCTGGTATTTTTGATACCAACCCGCCAAAGATTCAGAGCTGCGTGTCGAAGAAGAGTAAAACTTAACCGCAGGAAATTCGCTCTGTAAGCCGTTTTCTAAATCTGTATTTAGGCGATGCCACAATGTGATGGTAAATGCTTTCGTATTCAGACCAGAAAATATCACCCTAAGACGATTTTCGATCTCGTTTGGGTTTTCATTGTCATGCTGAACAAGCAAAATATTTGTTGTTGCCATCATATTGCCTCCCTACGATCCATTTCTTAAATGGCTTGTAATGAGTAACAGCAATAGATGTGCCAGTTTGGGTTTTTGATATATCTTATTGATTTATATTGATGTGAAAAGTTGATGTGCTCTTTGTTTCCTATTATTGCAAAGGTGCATTAGCATTTTGAAAATCGATTCCCAAAATGCTAATCCTGAATGCGCTGATGATAAATTTGCAACAATGAGGGGATAACTGCTTGAGCCGAATAGCTATTTTCTATAGCTCGTCGCGCCATTTTTTTGAACGCCATTTTTTTGACCTGTGGCATCGATTGCCATTGTGCGATTGCCGCTGGCAACAGCGAATAGTCATTGACCCATCCATTTACACCATTTTGGATAAGCTTGGGGAGGTCTCCAACAGGCGTTGACACAACAGGAATGCTTCGAGACATCGCTTCTAATGCAACCATTGGTAAGCCTTCGTAATGCGAGGGAATGACCAATAAGCCAATATTTTGCCACACGCCAGACATATCTGCTTGCTGACCATGAAAAACCACATTCTCCGAAGCGGTTGCACTGAGCATTTGCATCATAGGGCCATCACCATAAACGTGATACTGATGATTGAGGTCATTGGATGCCATTTCTAGGAACCTATCTGGTGCTTTTTCTTCGCTCAATCTGCCTACAAAAGCGATCTGTTCACCGTTGCTGAATTTGGATTGTTCTATGTTGATGAAGTTTTTGATGATGGGGATAGGGGTTTTCACTCGATCCGCTATTTTCGAACTTACGGCAAAACAATGATGGCTTAAAAAATGGGTATTGCGTTCTAACCACAAATAGATCTTAAGTTTTCCAGAACCTATTTCACCCGCATGCATTGTGCTAATAATCGGAGGCGAAATAAAAGGACGAACTAACCGAGCGTAGAGAGATGCCTTGTAGCCATGCGTATGAATGGCATCAGGTTTCTCTTTTTTAATTTGTTTGAACAAGTCTATCGGGCTTCCGGACAAGAAGCGGTAGGGGATACTGAGATCGTTCAGTTTAGGAAGCATTGGGTGGGCTGAGTTGTATTTTTTTACAAAAACAACTTCAGCCTTACACCCCAAGGAGATCAGTCCAAGTGATAATTGGACAATATGAGACTCAATGCCACCGAAGCTCTGTGAATCTAGAACAAGCCATACACGAAGTGCATCATTCCTCTTCTTCATGGGTTTCCCATGCTTGTTTTTTTCGGTAAAGGGTCGATGGGCTCAATTCGAGTAAGACCGCTGCATTTAACACATTACCATCACAGTATTCGATGGCATTTTGGATAACCTCACGCTCAATTTCAGCCATTGGTCGTATTTTCATATTGTCTTTTTCTATGGCTTGATGGGACGCAGAGCTTAGTGCTGCTGTCTCATGGTCATTCGGTTCGGGTTGCGAATGTGACGTGTGCGCTGTGGTTGGGGTATAAATCGGATCTGGTGTAGCCGGCATAGGCTTATTCGCCATGGTTGCCGACATATTCATGCTTTGAGCTTTACCAAGACCTGACGGCGATGAATTCAATGGTGGCGGGAGATGATCCACCGAAACTTGTACATCGTCGTTAAGAACCACAATATTGCGAATAATATTTTGCAGCTGCCTAACATTACCTGGCCAGTCGTAATTACACAGCGTGAGTTCCGTATCTCGTTTAAAGCTGGTGAACTTTTTCTTGTCTTGTCTCGCGTACTTACGCAAAAAGAATTTTGCAATGTCGATGATGTCCGTGTCTCGATCTCTAAGGGGAGGAAGGTTGATTGGCACCACGTTTACTCGATAATACAAATCTTCCCTGAACCGACCCTCGTACACTTCTTTCAGCGGATCACGGTTGGTCGCGCAAATGATGCGTACATCAACTTGGAGTTCTTTGGTTCCTCCAAGGGGAGTAAAACGGCCTGTTTGCAGAAATCGCAGCAGCTTTTTCTGCATGTCCAATTCCATTTCGCAAAGCTCATCAAGAAATAACGTACCACCGCTTGCGAGGGAAGCAGCTCCTTTTCGATCTGTGGCTGCCCCAGTAAATGCGCCTTTCATGTGCCCAAAAATTTCGCTTTCAACTAAATCTCGAGGTATGGCGCCACAATTTAGCGCGATAAATGGTTTGTCTTTCCGATTGCTCTGGTTGTGAATCGCCTCGGCACACACTTCCTTACCGGTTCCACTTTCTCCGCAAACGAACACACTAGCAGTGGTAGGGGCAACTGAATCAATGATTTTATACACGGCTTGCATGGGTAATGACGAGCCGATAAAACCTTGATAGCGCTTTCTATCAAGAGTGGATTGCAAATCTTCCACCAAATTTTCAAGCTTATTACGCTTTAAATGATTTTTAATCGAGGCTTTTAGGCGATCAGCATTAATGGGTTTTTCCAAAAAATCATCAGCACCAATTCTCATCAAATCCACAGCAACATTAACGGAACCATGAGCCGTGGCAATGATGACCGAGGTGGATATTTGGTTCTCACGTATCCACGCCAGCACATCTTGCCCCGTCATATCGGGTAACTTAAGATCCAAGATTACTAATTGAGGTGGGGTCTTCTCAATAAACTCTTTTGCTTCAGCACCTGTAGCGACGTGAAAGAAATCATAGGGCTCGCTCTTTACGTATTGTTTGTAAAGGATAGCTAAAGAAGTTGAATCTTCGACTAAAAGAACGTTTGGTTGATTCATAGTCTTACATCTCCCATGCGTGTACATGGTTCTAATTCCACGGACGTCGAATACTTAGAGTTAACTGATCCAAGTAAGCAATTGAACGTTG is a genomic window containing:
- a CDS encoding glycosyltransferase, whose amino-acid sequence is MKTIVHVVQHLRPGGIEVMVLDMLRFADKANKVFVVSLEGSKENSLRAWPRLKDHESQLFFLNKHPGLKPKLLMTMRNLLSTLKADVVHSHHIGPLLYGNVAARIANVPIRIHTEHDAWHLDNDVDVRLEKLACYLSQPKLVADADFVKEKLANVLEDIPVETIHNGIDCERFVPGDTNIARERLNLPIDKKIIGCSGRMEWVKGQDTLLYALKGLPSNVVLAIAGHGTQRSSLEALTKKLNLEERVFFLGFTDDMVSFYQALDLYCLPSRNEGFPLSTLEAQSCNVRCVATDVGGVKEAICPESGTLVTPDNSSLMNEALSSVLNGENSCTPRNYIVKNYDIRNMTSAYEKLCNKGEK
- a CDS encoding GumC family protein; the encoded protein is MMTIGQRVLIILMGAWRRRYVIAVPVVLFPIIGFIIGKTTPRYYDSHTSMLIQETAKMNPFLEDLAVSTMLKDRLDALKTLLHSRHILASVAKERGLISENPTPAELDYVIGELSSSLKVTKLGRDLLKIEYRSSTSEGMAETLEAVSVHFVEQLLAPERSSMVDSQNFLATNIKYRQEELDKAEANLADFKSKNGSLLPEMQLEALGRLAKLKQRLFERQAEYAGAKKTLGSLDVQLSKTNPVVGKIEEQIIRIRSDLTLLRAKYTDSHSKVQAKIRNLRRLEVERNILLEQTQPTLDSAQLWDIASSSSLENHGENQPVLISQLGDLQKARSNVDSLSEEIKTIQIMISELEVLTSSFGENEKQLLNLQRDLALKRQLYDNLMERFEMARLTSSLGVFEQEKRVKVIDRPYTPSAPSNLPPIVFLIAGIIGGLGMGAGIALILELTDTAIRRRDEVEKITGKPVLTRVPKMKNTNDEVLNLGSETQEVPFIDIKPVR
- a CDS encoding glycosyltransferase, translated to MPRDLIVFGEDWGGLPSSTQHLVNRLSKNRKVLWVNSIGLRKPRLTAHDIKRAWNKICVSKAKLPARLQNQAEFPVITLKTLPAPSSHLGRHLAQKWMRSQLLPILDHYGMKDPILWTSLPTAADLCGTLGESSVVYYCGDDFGALSGVDHECILQHESKLVEKADLILTVSHHLMHKFPHEKTQYLPHGVDFTLFSNHAERAADLPKDGKPIAGFYGSLSKWLDYDMLDQTMRSLPEWNFVFIGQLELSTNPLPNLPNVHWLGPRPHHTLPSYSQHWQASLLPFIDNEQIRACNPLKLLEYIAAGKPIVTTDFPALEPFKQFVQCVSNAHELSSAIENSQFAVNTSQVQAAARHSWDSRAKDLETWLEAL
- a CDS encoding acyltransferase; translation: MLSLKLQTLKNWLKHSNTPTARFLFRVIKRVIHFEFSFPKVVNRGIYFSYQLFSSAFSAITRVVFNTPAFKGRLSQCGKNLYLYGGIPFVSGPISISVGDNTRISGHTTFSGRTLSENPTLLIGNNVDVGWQTTIAVGTTIILGNNVRIAGRAFLCGYPGHPIEASARAKGLPCLDEQCGDIILEDDVWLATGVSIMKGVTIGKRTIVAANSVVTHDLPSDVLAAGNPAKIIRRLTPECIQEVRDAS
- a CDS encoding glycosyltransferase family 4 protein, whose product is MMATTNILLVQHDNENPNEIENRLRVIFSGLNTKAFTITLWHRLNTDLENGLQSEFPAVKFYSSSTRSSESLAGWYQKYQVGKRIVRSEEISLIHCLDIQCCQWMNWVSNHCDVPIIADIGFEFAEAHSLPLGIRLMPKLIAPSNNISNTLKAFGYPSEQLEVIPNPVALTSVKSSTARVLNLKEHFNIGEDDYILINSEPLEISSGIDSLIQALSIIRVDQPNIHLVLLGQGEDRCELEQQAMLLNIKEFVHFVYSPDDHTPYLQQADVYISGARKEGARTHILAAGKNRLPTIAPMIGSNPELIRQGMTGFLALAHSHVSLSEAIEMITADSDRLSCFSEQAHFLAQRLSDPRRYCASLASVYVQEIETHYETNDSAHLSPLLNNLGYITKLLTGGKATGGSL
- a CDS encoding glycosyltransferase family 4 protein, translating into MKKRNDALRVWLVLDSQSFGGIESHIVQLSLGLISLGCKAEVVFVKKYNSAHPMLPKLNDLSIPYRFLSGSPIDLFKQIKKEKPDAIHTHGYKASLYARLVRPFISPPIISTMHAGEIGSGKLKIYLWLERNTHFLSHHCFAVSSKIADRVKTPIPIIKNFINIEQSKFSNGEQIAFVGRLSEEKAPDRFLEMASNDLNHQYHVYGDGPMMQMLSATASENVVFHGQQADMSGVWQNIGLLVIPSHYEGLPMVALEAMSRSIPVVSTPVGDLPKLIQNGVNGWVNDYSLLPAAIAQWQSMPQVKKMAFKKMARRAIENSYSAQAVIPSLLQIYHQRIQD
- a CDS encoding sigma-54-dependent transcriptional regulator, which translates into the protein MNQPNVLLVEDSTSLAILYKQYVKSEPYDFFHVATGAEAKEFIEKTPPQLVILDLKLPDMTGQDVLAWIRENQISTSVIIATAHGSVNVAVDLMRIGADDFLEKPINADRLKASIKNHLKRNKLENLVEDLQSTLDRKRYQGFIGSSLPMQAVYKIIDSVAPTTASVFVCGESGTGKEVCAEAIHNQSNRKDKPFIALNCGAIPRDLVESEIFGHMKGAFTGAATDRKGAASLASGGTLFLDELCEMELDMQKKLLRFLQTGRFTPLGGTKELQVDVRIICATNRDPLKEVYEGRFREDLYYRVNVVPINLPPLRDRDTDIIDIAKFFLRKYARQDKKKFTSFKRDTELTLCNYDWPGNVRQLQNIIRNIVVLNDDVQVSVDHLPPPLNSSPSGLGKAQSMNMSATMANKPMPATPDPIYTPTTAHTSHSQPEPNDHETAALSSASHQAIEKDNMKIRPMAEIEREVIQNAIEYCDGNVLNAAVLLELSPSTLYRKKQAWETHEEEE